Part of the Vitis vinifera cultivar Pinot Noir 40024 chromosome 13, ASM3070453v1 genome is shown below.
ggcttagaggatctaagggagcagatccaagaccttcgtgagAGGGTGCTAGTCTCACAAGTTCAGCCAGTGTCGCAcgaggagtttgtgtccttccaaggaaaggtcttgagcatgcttgctagcatggagtcaaggatagaggccttggccactcgaatggagtcccgagaccaggaagttaggcaggagttggccatctacaaggctgCTGTGTCGGCACAGGTCATGGCCACACaggaggcatctagggtggaggtgccgaagccacacaggtttagtggcaagcgggatgccaaggagttggataacttcttatggcatatggagcgatacttcgaAGCTATCGCATTGACGGATGAGGCGACTAAGGTAAGAACTGCGaccctctaccttactgacacagctactctatggtggcgtcgaaggtttgccgatatggagaaaggcatttgcaccatagagacgtgggaggacttcaggagggagatcaagaggcagttctacccggaggacgtggcttacctggctaggaaaaacatgcgGCGTCTTAAGCACACAGGCTCAATAcgcgactatgtcaaggaattctcttcgctcatgcttgagattcctaacatgactcaggaggagttgctattcaacttcatggataacctgcaagggtgggccgagCAGGAATTAAGGCGTCTaggtgttcaagacttagccactgctATGGCAATAGCAGAATCCTTAGCGGATTAtaagaggggagactcctccaagattgagtctttggaggatagccacgccatgggtgggggagacgaggttccaagggaccacaatgctcctaaaaaGGGATCAGGCAAGACGTCTAACGTCCGAGAAGGAAGGGATAAGGCGGAAAGGAAAgagtttacgcctaaaatcaaatgcttcctgtgtgacggtccacattgggcacgggattgtccaaagaggaaggcgctcagtgccatgatcgaggagagggagcaggaggacgaagcacatatgggctcaatgcagctactaggtgccctccaattcaacccgaagcctagtacgcctgagacctccttactagcaggggtgcaagtaaaggaggaaaaaggggagcgagctgaggtagcccgcacacacatggaagaggtcaccaagggaaaggtgaactcaatGGGTAAGAGGAAGCAGCACTCTAAGCATTGGAAGCGCACGGGTCTGCATCCATCTGAAgcctcacgggagaaggaggtgaagaatatcctggctgaacgggtcaccaggagacaaggggtccTTCCTGTGATAGAATATCTAGTCCaatggaaaggactacctaagaggcaggcaagctgggaacatgcggatgccttgagaaaattctggaaacacatcgagaggtttcagaatgaggcaacgacgaggacgtcgacggcattggtgggggagagtgtcacaagatgcttcaaatgaccctccccatgggcttatataggaggagagaagcttctagagacccttggagacatccacacttagccactagtgggaagagtgtggaaggttctagaaatgcctagagaagtccacacaactctatACTATGGaagaaggcatgagaagggtccaaagctttctagagaaatctagaagtctcttgaatattctagaatagtgtaagacattctagaagtctcttgaatattctagaatagtgtaggacattctagaagtctcttgaatattctagaatagtgtaggatattctagaatattcatgaattgtaaggaaccctccaaggttttagagagttccattggtgcctataaataggtgagggcctcatttggccaaggcaccaagcaagtgagcatccaagcacttgtaaaggctttcttgaaataataaagcttccattctttaaggagttgcctactaagctcttaagctttcgagtcgcgagtgtcttagccgagcaagctaagcattggggatcaaggctgacttagcaagatcaagcgtcttgacttgcctaagtgtcgcacgagcttagtgaacgactaagtccgtgacaattGGCTACACCTCCTACCAAATTGGAGGTCAGACAGCAGAACTCTACTCATATGGATTCTATTTTAATTCAAGgcaaaatggaaaaatatgatGAACTCTTGGTGACATTGGAATCCTGATAGTCTGGTTCTTTAGTCTTTACTTCCACTTCTGGATCCATCCTTAATTGGCTTGGCCCGTGGCTTGGCTTAGGGGCTTTAACTTGATGCAACTCCCACCTGTCCTGACTTGTTGACCAGTCCGATTTCTTCCCAGCCCGTTTGAGATGCTTCTAAGAGCTTTTCATAATTGCATGGACATCATTTTCCCATACTTCAGAAACAGTGCCCAAAGTCACCTAACTTCCCATGGCCATGCTCTTACCTTTTTTAACATTTTGGTGGCAGGGTGCGGCCCCCACCTGCACAAGAATCCAATGTGGTTGACCCTCAAATTCTTTCCCACTCTTACGTCTTCTCCCTCATCATCTACTTCCCTctctgatctctctctctccctagAGATTAATCATGGATGCAGTTGGAGGAGCTGTTCTTTCTGCTTTATTTGGGGTGTTGTTTGACAAGTTGACCTCGGCAGATCTCACGTTTGCACGTCGAGAGCAAATCCACTCAGAGCTCAAGAAATGGGAGAAGACACTGATGAAAATCAATGCAGTGCTGGATGATGCTGAGGAAAAGCAGATGTCAAACCGCTTCGTCAAGATCTGGCTAAGCGAGCTCCGAGATTTGGCTTATGATGCGGATGATATACTGGACGAGTTTGCCACCCAAGCAGCTTTGCGACCCAACTTGATTTCAGAATCTCAAGGCAGCCCAAGCAAGGTATGGAGCCTCATCCCTACCTGCTGTACTACTCTCATCTCTCCAACTGATTTTATGTTCAATGTCGAGATGGGGTCCAAGATTAAGGACATCACAGCCCGGTTAATGGATATTTCTACCCGAAGGATAGAGCTTGGTTTGGAGAAGGTTGGTGGACCAGTTTCTACTTGGCAAAGACCACCCACTACATGTTTGGTGAATGAGCCTTGTGTTTATGGGAGggacaaagatgaaaaaatgaTTGTTGATTTGCTCTTAAGGGATGGGGGGAGTGAAAGTAAAGTTGGTGTAGTCCCCATTGTTGGCATGGGTGGAGTGGGCAAGACCACACTTGCTCGCCTTGTGTTCAATGATGAGACCATCAAACAATACTTCACCTTAAGATCATGGGTTTGTGTGTCTGATGAGTTTGATATAATCAGGATCACAAAGGCTATTCTTGATTCCATTACTTCCCAAACCACTGCCCTGAGCGACCTAAATCAACTTCAAGTTAAATTGAGCGATGCCTTAGCTGGAAAAAGGTTTTTGCTAGTTCTTGATGATGTGTGGAACAAGAACTATGGCGATTGGGTTCTTCTACGGTCTCCTTTTAGTACAGGGGCAGCAGGGAGCAAAATCATAGTCACGACCCGCGATGCAGAGGTTGCAAGAATGATGGCCGGATCTGATAACTATCACTATGTGAAGGCTCTGTCCTATGATGATTGTTGGTCAGTGTTTGTGCAGCATgcatttgaaaatagaaatatttgtGCACATCCCAGTTTGGAGGTGATTGGAAAGAAGATTGTGCAGAAGTGTGGAGGCTTGCCATTGGCAGCAAAGACACTTGGTGGCCTGCTCCGCTCCAAATCAAAGGATGATGAGTGGGAAGATGTATTGTATAGCAAGATATGGAATTTCCCAGACAAGGAAAGTGACATTCTCCCAGCATTGAGATTGAGCTACCACTATCTTCCTTCACATTTGAAGAGATGTTTTGCATACTGTTCTATATTCCCAAAGGACTATGAATTTGATAAGAAAGAGCTGGTTTTATTATGGATGGCAGAAGGTCTAATTCAACAGTCGCCTAAAGGGAAAAAACAAATGGAGGACATGGGTAGTGACTATTTTTGTGAATTACTCTCAAGGTCATTTTTCCAGTTATCTAGCTGCAACGGATCGCGATTTGTGATGCATGACCTTATCAATGATCTAGCTCAATATGTTTCTGAAGAGATATGCTTTCACTTGGAGGATAGTTTGGATAGTAACCAAAAACATACTTTTTCTGGAAGCGTTCGGCATTCATCATTTGCTCGTTGCAAATATGAGGtgtttagaaaatttgaagacTTCTATAAAGCAAAGAATCTACGAACATTCCTAGCACTGCCAATTCATATGCAATATTATGACTTTTTCCACTTAACCGATAAGGTATCTCATGACTTGTTGCCAAAATTAAGATACTTAAGGGTGCTATCTTTAAGCCATTATGAGATAAGAGAATTACCAAACTCAATTGGTGATTTGAAACATCTGCGGTATCTTAATTTGTCATGCACTATAATTCAAGAGTTGCCTGATTCGCTGAGTGATCTTCACAATTTACAGACGTTGGTATTATTCAGGTGCAGGAGGCTTAATAGATTGCCCAGAGGCTTCAAGAACCTAATTAACCTTCGACATCTTGATATTGCTCATACACATCAGTTAGAAGTAATGCCTCCACAAATGGGGAAGTTGAAAAGCTTGCAGACACTGTCAAAGTTTATTGTGGGCAAAAGCAAAGAGCTGGGAATAAAGGAGTTGGGAGACCTATTACATCTTAGAGGGAAACTTTCCATTTTAGATTTGCAAAATGTGGTTGATATTCAAGATGCAAGAGATGCCAATCTAAAAGATAAGCACCATCTTGAAGAGTTACTAATGGAATGGAGCAGCAACATGTTCGATGATTCACAAAATGAAACAATTGAATTGAATGTTCTCCACTTTCTTCAACCTAATACAAATCTGAAGAAACTCACAATCCAATCCTATGGTGGTCTGACATTCCCATATTGGATAGGAGATCCCTCTTTCTCTAAAATGGTGTGCCTGGAACTCAATTATTGCAGGAAATGCACATTACTACCATCGCTTGGGCGACTTTCATCACTCAAGAAGTTGTGCGTTAAGGGCATGCAGGGAGTGAAAAGTGTGGGCATTGAGTTTTATGGTGAGCCTTCTCTATGTGTAAAGCCTTTTCCATCTTTAGAGTTTCTAAGATTTGAAGATATGCCAGAATGGGAGGAGTGGTGTTCATCAGAGTCATACCCTCGTCTCCGTGAAC
Proteins encoded:
- the LOC100248993 gene encoding putative disease resistance RPP13-like protein 1, whose protein sequence is MDAVGGAVLSALFGVLFDKLTSADLTFARREQIHSELKKWEKTLMKINAVLDDAEEKQMSNRFVKIWLSELRDLAYDADDILDEFATQAALRPNLISESQGSPSKVWSLIPTCCTTLISPTDFMFNVEMGSKIKDITARLMDISTRRIELGLEKVGGPVSTWQRPPTTCLVNEPCVYGRDKDEKMIVDLLLRDGGSESKVGVVPIVGMGGVGKTTLARLVFNDETIKQYFTLRSWVCVSDEFDIIRITKAILDSITSQTTALSDLNQLQVKLSDALAGKRFLLVLDDVWNKNYGDWVLLRSPFSTGAAGSKIIVTTRDAEVARMMAGSDNYHYVKALSYDDCWSVFVQHAFENRNICAHPSLEVIGKKIVQKCGGLPLAAKTLGGLLRSKSKDDEWEDVLYSKIWNFPDKESDILPALRLSYHYLPSHLKRCFAYCSIFPKDYEFDKKELVLLWMAEGLIQQSPKGKKQMEDMGSDYFCELLSRSFFQLSSCNGSRFVMHDLINDLAQYVSEEICFHLEDSLDSNQKHTFSGSVRHSSFARCKYEVFRKFEDFYKAKNLRTFLALPIHMQYYDFFHLTDKVSHDLLPKLRYLRVLSLSHYEIRELPNSIGDLKHLRYLNLSCTIIQELPDSLSDLHNLQTLVLFRCRRLNRLPRGFKNLINLRHLDIAHTHQLEVMPPQMGKLKSLQTLSKFIVGKSKELGIKELGDLLHLRGKLSILDLQNVVDIQDARDANLKDKHHLEELLMEWSSNMFDDSQNETIELNVLHFLQPNTNLKKLTIQSYGGLTFPYWIGDPSFSKMVCLELNYCRKCTLLPSLGRLSSLKKLCVKGMQGVKSVGIEFYGEPSLCVKPFPSLEFLRFEDMPEWEEWCSSESYPRLRELEIHHCPKLIQKLPSHLPSLVKLDIIDCPKLVAPLPSLPFLRDLIVAECNEAMLRSGGDLTSLITLRLENISNLTFLNEGLVRFLGALEVLEICNCSELKFLLQSGVGFENLSCIRHLVIVMCPKLVLLAEDQPLPCNLEYLEINKCASLEKLPIGLQSLTSLRELSIQKCPKLCSLAEMDFPPMLISLELYDCEGLESLPDGMMINGENRNFCLLECLKIVHCPSLICFPRGELPSKLKELEIIDCAKLQSLPEGLILGDHTCHLEFLRIHRCPLLSSFPRGLLPSTMKRLEIRNCKQLESISLLSHSTTLEYLRIDRLKINFSGCLHSLKHLIELHIYSCSGLESFPERGFSSPNLKMLHIDDCKNLKSLPLQMQSFTSLRDLRIYDCPNLVSFAEEGLSLNLTSFWIRNCKNLKMPLYQWGLHGLTSLQTFVINNVAPFCDHDSLPLLPRTLTYLSISKFHNLESLSSMGLQNLTSLEILEIYSCPKLQTFLPKEGLSATLSNLRIKFCPIIEARCRKNKGEDWPMISHIPRIDMD